Part of the Rhipicephalus sanguineus isolate Rsan-2018 chromosome 5, BIME_Rsan_1.4, whole genome shotgun sequence genome is shown below.
GCTTATGGATACGCGCGtacagcgattacaattactatGCGCAATGTCTCGTACGTGTGCGAAGTGTCATAATTAGCCGCAAGGCCTATTCATATAATGCGCAGCTCCGCAAGAATACTCACGATCATTTGAGCCCTTACGCGGAAGTAATAATTCCTGCGGTTTTGCCTAATTCCTGCGGTTTTGCGATTGAGGCACGTCgaagcggagggctccggaaattctgaccatctggtgttctttagcttgcgctgacatcacacagtacatgaTCCTTtatcatttcgcccccatcgaaattcgaccggcgcggccgggatcgaacccgcgactttcggagcagcagccgagcaccgtaacccctgtACAACCGCGGGGTACTTTATGCGGAAGTGCTTTCAACATCTCGGTATATATACGGCATAAGCGCTTTCCGGTGTTTTGCATCCACGGGATATTGCGTAACCAATGACGACTGAAATATGCGGCCTCTTTGTGAAAGATCATTGCGAAGCCACTACAGATAGCAACAATGTGCGCGCAAAAACAAATTTTTCGTTGAAACAATAACGGCTTCGAATATAGACACAGCAGGTGTCTATCCTTCTTTCTGTTCGAAAAGAGGTTGCACTGTGGTCCCAAAgtttcggctgctgacccgaaagtcacgtgTTCTGTCccagccgcggcgatcgcatttcgacggcggcgaaatgctagagactcgGGTACCGTGCCATctcagagcacgttaaagaacaaccgATGGTCGGAATTTTCGGGGCCCTTGACTTCGGCGTGCCTCAGACtcacatcgcggttttggcacgcaaacACCCAGATCTTATATTGCTGCAACCAAGCAGCGTACCAACAAAATTGTCAGTCACAAAACACTCGCAGTAATGGGGGACATCGAAGAAGCATGGCCACGTGCACGAACCCAGGAAGGACAGAACgaaacgcgaagaaaaaaaaaaacagagtgccCACGCGCTGCGTATCTCTGGCAGGCAGCTGCGCACCTGCGTTACGGCAGAACATCCAGGTACATTGCCTGTCATAAATCTCCGCCACGAAAGTGCGCGGGCaggaaagaaaacggcgcgaccACATCACATCGTATGCCCGCCGTCTCTTTAACAGCAATGCGTCTCTTACTTTTCTCGCGGCACCACAGTCCCACGTACGCCGCAACAATCGCAACACCGTTTTCTCATACTTCCGTCACGTCGCCGGCGGTTTCGAAGAACGGAGCCACCTGTGCGGTCCCCAATTTTACGCCTTCCTTATTTCTGATGCCTCGCCGCGCTCGCTCTTTCGGAGCTGGTAATCAGGCCTTGACGAGTGGGCGGTCCGCTCCCTAACCATTTGTCTTTGTCGCCCGGGACGGCTACAAACGCGACGATAACCGCGCAAAACTAATGGAAACGGAGAGTACTGAGACAAGCGCCGAGGTTATACGGGCTCCTCGAGAGGTTGTTCCAATGGTGGGTGCTCGGCTGCACCTTCAGAAGAGACGGGCCGggggacacacacacatattctTGGCGAAGGCGTGTACTACGTCATCCGTACGCGCGTGGCGGCCGTTGCGGGGACGCGGTGCATGTCGTGGACGTGGCGTGTGAAAGATGACGTGTGTGCGCAGTTTTGTGcgcgtctctcttttttttgcttccccCGCGAGAACGGACCGAGAAGAAGGGAATGAGGTCTGCACACACACCACGCGGGATCGACCGCAGTCTGGAGAAAGTTATGAGCGTGGCTGACAGTGTGTGCGTTCTTGCGAGCCTCCGGGAAAAAAAAGCACAGAAAGAAGGTGTCTCAGAAGCGGCCTTTGCCGCGTGTTTTAGGTTTTTGGTCGGGATTATGAGCAGGTCGTTCTTTAACACTCACCGGCAAATGTGACGCGGATGGACCTCGGCGATTACAGCGCCAATCTAGCGGCGTCGTTTCTCGCTAAATTCAATTTGTGTcttcagaaaagaaagaagtagtTGTGtgtagaggggaaaaaaaagaataggggggggggggggatgatgtAGAGCATTATGTACTTTGCTATATCAGAGCGGTCGGTTTTAGCACGACCGCTCGAGAAAAACAAAGATAGAAGAGCCCTGCTGCGTGCCGCGAAAATGGCGGAAGGCGTTGTTATGATCGCCCCCTTCTCCCCTTCGCTGCGGGGCGCCGGGACAGAGTAAAGGAGGCAGCCCCGCTTTGCACCGAGAAGAAAAGCGAGAGGACGCGCTCTGCAGCTTCGCACGAGGGGTTCAGCTCGGCTCGCTGTCACACCATTATCGCCGGAGTCGAAATGCGACACCTCGCGCCTAAGTGTCCCAGGAAGAGCCGCGACGCTGAGTTTCCCAGAATGCGGGCAAGTGCGCTGCAGCGCCATGTATCTCCCGGTGACGTCTGTGCTCGGGTCCGCGCCAGCTGCCGAGACCCATGCTCTGGGGCGAGGGGGAAGCCTGGCCTGCGGCCGCCGTTCGACACCGCGGGTGGTCAGCGAGGAGCGAGACGATGGACTCGCCGCATCCCGTCTGCCGGAGTACACTGTAGCCGGAGGCCTGTTTTCGGCGAAGACAAGAACTttacgcgtgcgtgtgtgtgcgcgcgcggtgGGGGCGGTGCCCGCGAGGTGACCAGCGAAGATCGTGGCCTCATTGGCAGGAAACATTGTCCCCCATTTCCCTAATTCTAACATCTGGGGACTGCGGGGTGTGTAAAAGGTGCCATCGAAGGCATGAGAGGAGAGATCGGGAACCAACGTTGAATCTGTACAGTTGTATATAAATCTCTGGTACTCTTCATCGGCTTCATGTACGGTTCCTACAACAGCAGCGCCTTTCGAGGACGAGGTTCTCaaccgcctgcctggacgcgacGGAGCCAGCGCAGTCGAGAGGGCCTCTAAAACCACAACACTGGTGGCAGCGGACGGGATGGACCTGGTGACATGGCACTGCATTTGCGGGTGAGCGTTCGGTTTTTGCATTGAGATTTGCCAGGCTTCGGACTCTGGGTTAATAGTTTGAATTCCTGGGAATCGACAATTGTTGGGTGCAAAGTGCGTTTGTTTAAGCACCAGTGAGAGGGCAAAGCCagcgcttaaaagcagtgacCATGGACCTGAGGAAGTTGCGAAAGGGAGAATTGTTGCTGCTGTGCGAGGAGTTGGAACTTGAATGTGAGGAAGCCATGAAAAAGTGCGACCTATTGAAAAGAATCGACGAAAGCGGTAATGGGGCGGAGGACATTCTGATTGCTTGGGAACTAGTTCAAAAGACTCTGAAGGAGGAAGAAATTAAGAGAGTGTACGAAAAAGAGAAATCAGACAGAGAGGTAAGGAAGCTAGAGTTAGAAATCGAGAGACAGCGCTTAGCGATTCAAGGAGCGTTAAGCGGCACTCCTGACAGAGCAAGCGAAGGAGAATCCTATCGTATGGACAAGTGGATCCAACCATTTAAGATGGGGGAAGATATAGGCTTGTTTCTAGTGCAGTTCGAGAGAACTTGTGAAAAGGTGAACTGCGCTCCGGATACGTGGTCGCAGAGGCTTTTGACGTTGCTGCCCTGTGAAGCTGCGAATGTTGTGGCGAGGCTCGATGTAAGGGATGCGGACGACTACGAGAAAGTTAAGTCGACCCTCCTAAAAAGGTACCGCCTCTCTACAGAAGCGTTCCGGCAGAGGTTTAGGGACTCAGCAAAAAAATGGAATGAGGACTATGCAGAGTTCGCATATGGGCTGAAAACCAACCTCATAGAGTGGCTGAAGAGCGCGGAAGTTTACGAAAGCCGTGATAAGATCGTTGAGTGCATTTGCCTAGAGCAATTTCTTCAGCGCATTCCCCAAGCAATGAAACTATGGATACAGGATCGAGATGGGGTTGACACAGTCGAAAAGGCAGCTGAACTGGCAGATGAGTACGCGAGGCGTAGAAAACTGAACGCGGAAGAGGGCCATGCCGAGGGCGGAAATACGCCGCGGAAACATTTTCCCACTAAGAAACCTGCACAAAATAGAAATCTAGAGCAGGCAGAAGCCCCTAGAAAAACCCCAGAAAAGGCTCAGCACTCGGACGAGAGTGGTTCGAGACCGGAGGCGGCCGAAAAGGCAACAAAAAAGGAATTTGAGGTGCTACAACTGTCAGGGGTTCGGGCATATTTCAGTAAAGTGTAAGAAGCCACGTGTCGTGTTCTCATATGTGGACAGTAGCGAAGAGAACTTGGAGCTTCTTCGGCCGTACCTGCatgaacttaaaggggccctgcaacacttttcgagcatgctcaaaaagcgctgccgatcggtagtcgaggctcccgagaacacgcgagccaaatattatagcgatgcgcacggcctggaatttacaataaattctcaaagtcagctgaaaatcgctccctcttctctcgacaaatgatgtattagtccgcaaaatatgacgcgattgtcggcagttccaccattggctgatgttataatcacgataacaccttcattattactttcgttgttaattttgagttcaataagtagataatatgtatgtttatattctgttatcgcgttaaaaacaccgaacaaacattaatattagcactaccggtctcaccgacagctcgtctgctcgtagttgcgtggttccgttttcttcgccatgcgcagtgccgaaaacgtgaatatttctgtgcttttgaccatcgccggttgccgttgagagtggcagccgttcgagtgttgcctcgtcagctgggaactgcatcgtcggcacgttctcacgaccgaccgaggcagccgtgcagcatgtctccgataacaatgctggcgtccggtaatggcggcgcttcggggtcgtctgccagtgccgtcttacgaggcggtgtatcggagtatgggccgaaaccgatctcagctgtcattcgttccaaacgagcgcgcaggtttgcttccatggttggcaaagcgatgaaaacactacggcgttcgaggtgcacacccaacattaccaaaccgacgcgcagcacgcgcgatacacagtgcgatcgactccgctcgacgagaacgacgcaagccgaccggaagtggcgacacagaccacgtggttgcgcccagacgtcagagagaaaaaaatgaagaaaaaatttccgccggcgctcttgggcggagcctcgctcctctgcgctcccttcctcgactcgctgcctagctctccgcgcgctcgcggcgttgagttgagggagaaagctgcggaacgtgatctctataatttggtaacaccacttagacccgacggattcgaaaaatttttgcggcatatgactcgtgaagagtcatacgtcaataatgagactattccaatataactaagaaaggtgttgcagggcccctttaaggttaaTGGAAAACCCTGTAGAGTGCTTAGAGATAGCGCCGCACCACGGACGTCGTGCACCCGTCCTATGTTGCCGCCGATGATTTCACAGGGGAGGTAACGTGGATAAAGCAGGTACTAGAGGAGCACAGTGTGTGCTTGCCAATGGCAAAAGTTACTATTTCCGGCCCGTTCGGAGAACTCGTAACAGAAGCTGCGGTCTCGAAAATGGTGCCATTAGAATACCCCTATCTGTTTTCTAACCGATCTGACCGGCTGTTGCGTGAACGTGGTCAGAAATTCGGAGAGGGAAGGGTGCAGGCGTTGACCCGATCGAAAACCCGTCAGCTTGCCGCacagctaacgcaaaactcgggAGCGGACACACCTGAAAGTGAGCAAACATATCCGAAATCGGTAGAAACGACCGAGGAAGAATCGGGATTTAAAACGAGTGAACCCGAGGAAGTAATCCTCGAAGGCAGTGGGTGCGCGGATGCTGAAACGGAGGAACCAGAATCGGAGAGTGACGGGAAGGGTTTGCTGCTGGCGCCGGGATCGCTTAGTTTTGAGAAGCTTTTGCAAGTAGACAGAGGGTCCCTAGGTGCTGAGCAAAAGAAAGACCCCAGTCTAGCGCGTTTGCACCTCACGGCCAAGGAGGGAATTGCTAGACGCAACATCACTATGCACGAAAAGGGCGGACTTCTGTATAGACATTACAAAGACCGGAAAGGCAAAATTCTTGACCAGTTGGTAGTTCCCGAAATGTACCGCAGGGATATTCTCAGTCTGTGTCATGGAAATGGATGGTCGGGACATCTGGgcgtgaagaaaacaaaagaaaggctTCTTATGGAGTACTATTGGCCAGGGTGTTTCAAAGACGTAGAGCTGCTGGTGAAGTCATGCGATGCGTGCCAACGGGTTGGAAAGCCGGGCGACAAATGGAAAGCCCCTTTGCGACTCGTTCCACTCATCACGGAGCCCTTCCGGCGACTTGTGATTGATACTGTGGGACCTTTGCCGAAATCAAAGTCAGGATACAGATACCTCCTAACGATGCTATGTCCGGCAACTAAGTTTCCGGAAGCGATTCCATTGAAAGAATTGAGCTCCTCTGAGATAGTGGACGCTCTGCTGACAACCTTTTCACGCATCGGTTTCCCCACCGAAATTCAGGCCGATCAGGGAACGGTGTTCACCAGTGCATTGACAACCACGTTTCTCAGAAAGTGTGGCGTGAGGCTGTTACACAGTTCTGTATATCATCCCCAATCCAACAGCGTAGAGAAACTGCACTCGGTACTGAAAAGGGTACTACGTGCCTTGTGTTACGAGCATAGAGAGGACTGGGAAAGCTGTCTACCCGCCGCTCTCTTTGCATTGAGAACCGCCCCGCATGAGGCTACCGGGTTCACGCCGGCGGAGCTGGTGTACGGGCGAACTCTCCGATCCCCTTTGCGTATGTTACGAGAGTTGTGGGAGGGAACAGGAGAGAGCCAGACCGTCGTGGCTTATGTACTGCAACTTCTGGAGCGTCTAAGTGTCACGCGTAAACTGGTGGAGGAAGGCATGAAAGCAGCTCAGGAAACCGCGAAGGCGTATTACGATAGAAATGCGAGGCGTAGAACTTTCAACGAGAGCGACAAAGTCATGATTTTGCGGCCCTCACGGAAGAACAGGCTGGAAGTTCAATGGGAGGGGCCAGTAGAGGTAGCGCATAAGCTTTCTGAGACGAACTATGCTTTGCAAATGCCTGGTCGAGGAAACAAAATTAAGATTTACCATTGCAACTTAATGAAACCGTATGTCGGGAGAGCAGAAGTTGTCAGCATGTTGTTAAATGTACAGGAGGAAATGGCTGACGATCTCCCAGCGTTGGGAGCGGATACATGCACAGAGCGCAGTGCAGAGGAAATTCTGGCTCTCTCGGCGAGCCGTGGAGTTCTCGAAGAGCGACAGTTAATGGACCTGAAAGAAGTGTTAGGTGAATTTCGCGACAGCTTTAGCGGAAGGCCGGGAAAGACAAATCTGATGACTCACGAAATTGAGCTAACGTCATCCGAGCCGGTCACATCGAAACCTTACAGGGTTTCTCCAAAACAGCATCAGATCATTGAGGGTGAAATAAAGCGTATGCTAGAGCTTGGGGTGATTGAGCCGACGGAAGGTGATTATACCTCACCCATGATACTGGTGCAAGTGCCGGGTAAAGATCCGCGTCCTTGTGTCGATTATCGGAAATTGAACACAATCACCAGGGATCAGCTTTACCCTATACCGAACATTGAGGAACGGGTCGAGAGAGTAAGTGGCGCTAATTACATTTCGACACTTGACTTGGTAAGGGGATACTGGCAAGTGCCTTTGTCAGAGAGTGCCAGCCGTTATGCAGCATTTATTTCTCCGGTGGGCACATTTCGGCCTCTTGTGCTAAGCTTTGGACTTAAGAATGCACCATATAGCTTTTCAAAGTTAATGGATATTGTACTCAAAGATTTGCACGACTATGCCGTCCCGTATCTCGACGACATTGCCATCTTTTCGAAAACGTGGAAAGAACATGTGGCACACTTGAGAACTGTGTTGACAAGGCTGCGTGAGGCGGGACTCACCATAAAAGCCGAAAAATGCAGCTTCGGCTGTTCGCAGGTGACATATCTGGGTCACGTGGTGGGACGAGGGACCCGGAGTCCGTCCGAACTCAAAATGGGGCCTATAGCTGCGTTCCCGCGGCCTCAAAACAAGCGAGATATTCGCTCCTTTCTGGGACTGGTCGGGTATTACCAGCGGTACATACCCGGTTATTCTCAGATAGCAAGCCCACTGACAGATGCGCTGCGAAAAGGAAAACCCGAAAGAGTAGCTTGGGATGCCGAGAAAGAAGGTGCATTTATAGACCTTAAGAGATTGTTGATATCAAGGCCAGTGCTGCGAACCCCTGACTACACTAAGGAATTTGTAGTGCAATGTGACGCGAGCGACAGAGGATTGGGCGTTGTATTAAGTCAGGTGGGAGAGGACGGAGAGGAACATCCCATTCTCTATGCAAGTCGCAAGTTAACAGTGAGGGAAGAGGTGTACAGCGCCTCAGAAAAAGAGTGCGCATGCCTAGTATGGGCGGCACAGAAATTGTCCTGCTACCTGTACGGAGCGAGGTTCACTTTCGAGACGGATCACTGTCCGCTAACTTGGCTGCGCCAAATGTCAAACAAAAATGGACGCTTGCTCCGATGGAGTCTTATCCTCCAAGAGTACAACTTTTCCGTCCGGTATAAAAAAGGTAAAATGAACGGAAATGCCGACGGACTTAGCAGATTAGTTTGATTGGTAAAGCGGAAGCCTTTACTTAACCTTTGGCTTGATAATGTTCACGTTGCCGTTGCCTAAATAGTTCCCAAGTTGGTTTACTTTAATACTTGTAGTGACGATTTCGGTTTTCGTGAAACTTTCAAGGGGAGGATGGTCACTTGCTTTATTTTAAAATGCCTCTCACTGTTCAAAATTTTAATTTGTCTTTTGAGCAATGTTTCTTGAGCCTGGTAGGTTGAAAGCAGAATCCGAATGCTAGTGCGCGGTGTAGCGTTGTGGCGCCGGGATCGTTCTTTCTGCTGTTTCCCTTTGTGGGTGGTTCTTCTAGCTGCGTGTCTGCAGTCATCGTCGACTCCAAGCCACTCTTCATGGCCAGCAATTGGGATCCTGGCCATTCGAGAGTTTCCTGGCCCCGGAGGAGCTGTTATGATCGCCCCCTTCTCCCCTTCGCTGCGGGGCGCCGGGACAGAGTAAAGGAGGCAGCCCCGCTTTGCACCGAGAAGAAAAGCGAGAGGACGCGCTCTGCAGCTTCGCACGAGGGGTTCAGCTCGGCTCGCTGTCACACCATTATCGCCGGAGTCGAAATGCGACACCTCGCGCCTAAGTGTCCCAGGAAGAGCCGCGACGCTGAGTTTCCCAGAATGCGGGCAAGTGCGCTGCAGCGCCATGTATCTCCCGGTGACGTCTGTGCTCGGGTCCGCGCCAGCTGCCGAGACCCATGCTCTGGGGCGAGGGGGAAGCCTGGCCTGCGGCCGCCGTTCGACACCGCGGGTGGTCAGCGAGGAGCGAGACGATGGACTCGCCGCATCCCGTCTGCCGGAGTACACTGTAGCCGGAGGCCTGTTTTCGGCGAAGACAAGAACTttacgcgtgcgtgtgtgtgcgcgcgcggtgGGGGCGGTGCCCGCGAGGTGACCAGCGAAGATCGTGGCCTCATTGGCAGGAAACATTGTCCCCCATTTCCCTAGTTCTAACATCTGGGGACTGCGGGGTGTGTAAAAGGTGCCATCGAAGGCATGAGAGGAGAGATCGGGAACCAACGTTGAATCTGTACAGTTGTATATAAATCTCTGGTACTCTTCATCGGCTTCATGTACGGTTCCTACAACAGCAGCGCCTTTCGAGGACGAGGTTCTCaaccgcctgcctggacgcgacGGAGCCAGCGCAGTCGAGAGGGCCTCTAAAACCACAACAGCGTGCTGATTTAGCCGTGATCGTCGCGCCGCAACAAGGATGTTGAAAGACAGTGCATGTGTCTATGTGTTACTTGTTTTGTTGAGAATCCTCCAAGCCTTGGCAAATCTTATTGGATCATCAGTTCTCACCTGGgtgtattttttttgttatttttttccaGCTCCCCGGAGCCGGTAAGCTGAAAGAACAGGAACGCTGGTCAAATGATGTTCCATCAAAGGCAGGGGCGCGCAGCGCCGAACTATAGTTATTAGACATACACGAGGTGTtatcctggacactgtcaaattctgacatcttgtcaaatttcgtaatgacgacattttaagccaatcggagaggccggagaagccctccgggccaatcagacttgaccaatggcggaattcgacagtgtaCAGAACAGGGGGTGTAGGACGCACTTTATCACACGCGATCAAAAGCATACGTCACCGGGATGAGTCACGTGGGCAGACCGGCTCCCTCTGCAAAAAGCACACGATACTTTTAGTgaaatgtgacattaaaaaacTAGAACGCGTTCAAAAACGAGCTGtgcgttttgtatgcaaaagatatgacagggatttttctccgtcgaattgtcttcctcaactaggtctcactacacttgcgaagcgtcgccacgttgaatgcctcaagttcctttacaatctaatcaattctccccgcctcgacactctagacagttatcttcagttctccagacctttgtctacgcggagcgaccacgcccttaacattacaacttttttcacccgcactgacatgttcaaatatagcttttttcctgcaactattgaagcctggaatttgttgcccggaagtgtgcgttgcttaccactgaaagaatttctggaagcatgttcatgaatgttgatttgctgttattgttttgttttcttttcccactcctgcaatagcctcattgaggctgcagtatgtaaaaataaataaataaataaatctgtcgCTCCCTTTTCCTCCTTAGCGGCTCCTTCCGCGCTCGCGTGTGATAGCTTTAGCTCAATCTAAACACGCGGCCTGACAGGCGTGTCACGTGGTCTTCGGAATGTTTGAGTGGTAACCATGGTAACGtgaaaatttgggcgagttggtgatgaattggtgaaccacagcgcaactacTGAGACGAGGACGATAAGTAGGAAGACACacaaggcgctgacttacaactagCTTATTTTCTTGAGAAACGCGCATATATATACGCggcacagaagaagaagaagtaaaaTCCGTATATGTGCGCATTTCTGAAGGAAATAAATTTCTAGTAAGTCAGCGCCCTGTTTATCCTTCTTCTTTCGTCCTAGTCTCGGTATTTGCGCTATGGTTCACCATGGTAACCATAAAACACGTTCTTTGTAGATTGCCTAGATTCATTTTTCTAGCGTTGCCCTTGTACTCAGGGTATTAGGGACAACGCCCTCAGGGTGGCCATACAAAAGACGAAGTTTGCACAGGGCCATCTGTGTTTAAACACTGGGAAGAAATGCGCAGTTTTATTGTGAAACAGCGGCCTCACGCATTGCTACAAAAGCTTTCATGATTCCCTTTCTGCTGATCTTCTATTTCATATGTCTTTCGCTGTGAATTccccgagtataaaagcaaagcTGAACACAAGCAACAGTTGGTTAAAtgcgcttaattttttttttattttcacgtaAGTACGAATTAAACTATATGCTAGGAACCTTCCAGTATAtctgtcaagctagcgaaatcgCAGTCGAGagagtttcttcttcttcttctttttttttttttgaagataaTGACATCTGTCCTGGTCTCGAAATTGTTCTAAGTGCATCGGAGCACGCGGTTCACTTTCGCAAAATAATAAGTAAAGAACTCAGATGCCAGTTGCTCCTAACTCCGCCAGCTGTCTGTTCcaaactacataaaaaaaaactcaacAGCAAGCGCTCACGTTCTCTGCACGGTGCTCTTACAATCCAGTCTGTCTTTTTCATTAGCAAGCAACTGCACGCGGATATCTGCTTGAGGAAGTTCCACTCATTGGCCTGTCTTCGTTTATATACTTTGATCtgtctccttttttcttttcttttttttgtcgcgaATGAGCTTTTGCGTTAAGAAAGCCGTCTTCCGACCTCTTCAAACTCTCCCGCAGAGAAGGGCGGATTGCTTAATTAATTGCGCTCGTCTTCGCTCATTAGCGCGGCATTTTCTCGTTCTTGGTTTTCGAGCTGTCGTTTCTTCTCTGGAACTTCGTCTGTAAATTTCCTGCAGCAGTGCAGATCACTTCCGGAACGTGCAGACCCGAAATTGCGTTTTTGGGTCGCTGGCTATTATGTGCGTCAGAACAAAGGGTGCTGTTAGGCCTTTTCTGTGAATATTTTGACTAAGTCTTCTCATCACGACTGGTCTTGTATCCGGCGCCGTTTCGTTTTAACTTAATTTAAGATTCCCGTGCATTTCGCAGTCATCAAACCAATCTTATCGAAGTAGGCTCGAGGAGTGTGTTTTGTTGCTTTTTGCGCGATCAGCATTACGAATGCCCTTATCGTTTGTTCATTTGTGCTTCTGGCCAACGCCGCTAATTTGCATGCTGATTACAAGTGAAGATTGGAGCTTTTCATTCAGTGGGCATTGATGTTCCGAAAGTACATTTCTGACATACGTTTCGCATAAATATCGCATAACGTTTGCTTTCAGTTGGCTATTCAACAAGGACGCTTTGTTCCTTCCGTGCTGCACAACTACGAGCCTCCCTTTTGTGAAGCCCACCTTTGCATTTCATATACCGCCCCCTTTACTTCTTTCCCAGTGTTTGGGGGCATCTGTACGTGGTGCCATATCATGGCGGCAGCAACAGCATCCTGCAGTTAACTGAAGGAGAAATGTGCGAAAAAAGGCagatctgacgaaaaaagctagttaacAGAaaggactcccggttctatataGAAGAGACCCACTGGAatgttttggtaaaattgcattATCGCACTAcgaagcgtgtggcttcccatgACAGTTGATACACTGTCCATTAGAAACACATTGGGCCGAAACGTAAAGTATTAAACACTCAGGGAAGCCACGCGATTTGTACTTCGACACTGCAGTTTTACCAGAACGTTTCAGGGGGCCTTTCCTGCATAGAACCTAGAGTAATTTTGGTAACTAGCATTTTTCGTTGCATATGATTTATTTCGCCTATTTCTCCTTCAGTTACGGCCGGCCGCCACTGCCAAcggcgagagatggcgctacgttcGCATgcccccaaatcctggtcatgttctttcttttctttctttccttctttctttctttccttctttctttccttctttctttctttctttctttccttctctctttctttccttatttctttctttctttctttccttctttccttctttctttcttctttctttctttctttccttccttctttctttctttccttctttctttctttctttccttctttctttctttttttctttccttctttctttctttccttctttgtttctttctttctttctttctttccttcttcctttctttctttccttctttctttctttctttctttcccgagGGGACGATCCTGTGGCTCGTTCCCGCGGACTCCCACGGTGATTCGAACGTCGGTGATGCTGCATTCGCGATACATTGTATTTGTTATGTTCTTTGTGTAAGTTATATTGACATTCTAGTGTGTTATTTGACATATTACTGTAATTCTTTGTTAGATTCGGCTAGTGGGCTCGCCGTTATGTGAAAGCAGCTAAAATACGTCCAAGTGCTCGTTGCACTACGGTGTCAACTACGTCCATTTGTTCCACGAGCGGCTCTTTCTAGACCCCAGAACGCCCATTGAATGAATTGTTCCTTCTTAACGTTCGTTTACCGG
Proteins encoded:
- the LOC125758637 gene encoding uncharacterized protein LOC125758637; translated protein: MAGIKPPKPFDFHNAADWPAWMDEFDDYRFASGLHEKTDEVQVRTLLYTMGRKSREILRSLNVKDEEMEDFKLVKSKFNDYFVHTKNIVYESARFNQRRQQLGETVDQFATELSKLADRCEFEGMKERLIRDRFVVGLRDQVLSEELQMDPKLTMATALIKLSEECQRLTTFITPYGRLLNKDSDWSWGPQQEAAFEKIKTTLSSDRCLARYNPRYSTIVSADASSLVIGAVLLQDQPSAAPFEDEVLNRLPGRDGASAVERASKTTTLVAADGMDLRRTTDVVHPSYVAADDFTGEVTWIKQVLEEHSVCLPMAKVTISGPFGELVTEAAVSKMVPLEYPYLFSNRSDRLLRERGQKFGEGRVQALTRSKTRQLAAQLTQNSGADTPESEQTYPKSVETTEEESGFKTSEPEEVILEGSGCADAETEEPESESDGKGLLLAPGSLSFEKLLQVDRGSLGAEQKKDPSLARLHLTAKEGIARRNITMHEKGGLLYRHYKDRKGKILDQLVVPEMYRRDILSLCHGNGWSGHLGVKKTKERLLMEYYWPGCFKDVELLVKSCDACQRVGKPGDKWKAPLRLVPLITEPFRRLVIDTVGPLPKSKSGYRYLLTMLCPATKFPEAIPLKELSSSEIVDALLTTFSRIGFPTEIQADQGTVFTSALTTTFLRKCGVRLLHSSVYHPQSNSVEKLHSVLKRVLRALCYEHREDWESCLPAALFALRTAPHEATGFTPAELVYGRTLRSPLRMLRELWEGTGESQTVVAYVLQLLERLSVTRKLVEEAACLQSSSTPSHSSWPAIGILAIREFPGPGGAVMIAPFSPSLRGAGTE